A single region of the Buteo buteo chromosome 16, bButBut1.hap1.1, whole genome shotgun sequence genome encodes:
- the TMEM258 gene encoding dolichyl-diphosphooligosaccharide--protein glycosyltransferase subunit TMEM258, with product MELEAMSRYTSPVNPAVFPHLTVVLLAIGMFFTAWFFVYEVTSTKYTRDIYKELLISLVASLFMGFGVLFLLLWVGIYV from the exons ATG GAGCTGGAGGCGATGAGCAGATACACCAGCCCGGTGAACCCGGCCGTTTTCCCGCACCTCACCGTGGTGCTGCTGGCCATCGGCATGTTCTTCACCGCCTGGTTCTTCGT CTACGAGGTGACTTCTACCAAGTACACGAGGGATATCTACAAGGAGCTGTTGATCTCGCTGGTGGCTTCGCTCTTCATGGGCTTCGGCGtcctcttcctgctgctgtgggtCGGTATTTACGTCTGA
- the FEN1 gene encoding flap endonuclease 1, whose protein sequence is MGIHGLAKLIADVAPGAIRENDIKSYFGRKVAIDASMSIYQFLIAVRQGAEVLQNEEGETTSHLMGMFYRTIRMVENGIKPVYVFDGKPPQLKSGELAKRTERRAEAEKHLQEAQEAGEETNIEKYSKRLVKVTQQHNDECKKLLTLMGIPYVEAPGEAEASCATLVKAGKVYAAATEDMDCLTFGSPVLMRHLTASETKKLPIQEFHLNRILQDLDLTWEQFVDLCILLGCDYCESIRGIGPKRAVELIKEHKTIEKIIQQIDTKKYPLPENWLHKEAQKLFLEPDVVNPDSVELKWTEPNEEQLVQFMCGEKQFNEERIRNGVKRLSKSRQGSTQGRLDDFFKVTGSITSAKRKEPETKGSAKKKAKTNNAATAKTKKGK, encoded by the coding sequence ATGGGAATCCATGGCCTGGCCAAGCTTATTGCCGATGTGGCTCCTGGCGCCATCCGGGAGAATGACATCAAGTCTTACTTTGGCCGGAAGGTCGCTATAGATGCTTCCATGAGCATCTACCAGTTCCTGATCGCTGTGCGGCAGGGAGCTGAAGTCCTTCAGAACGAGGAGGGCGAGACCACAAGCCACTTGATGGGCATGTTCTACCGGACCATCCGCATGGTGGAGAACGGCATCAAGCCAGTTTACGTCTTTGACGGCAAACCCCCGCAGCTGAAATCGGGGGAGCTGGCAAAGCGGACCGAGCGCCGGGCTGAGGCCGAGAAACACCTGCAGGAGGctcaggaggctggagaggagaCCAACATTGAGAAATACAGCAAGAGGCTGGTCAAGGTGACCCAGCAGCACAATGATGAGTGCAAGAAGTTACTAACACTGATGGGCATCCCCTATGTGGAGGCACCGGGGGAGGCTGAAGCCAGCTGTGCTACCTTGGTGAAGGCTGGGAAGGTCTACGCAGCTGCCACAGAAGATATGGATTGCCTGACCTTCGGCAGTCCTGTCCTGATGCGGCACCTTACTGCCAGCGAGACAAAGAAGCTGCCCATCCAGGAGTTTCACCTGAACCGTATTCTGCAGGATCTAGACCTGACCTGGGAACAGTTTGTGGATCTGTGTATCCTCCTGGGCTGTGACTACTGCGAGAGCATCCGTGGCATTGGGCCCAAGCGTGCTGTTGAGCTCATCAAGGAGCATAAAACCATTGAGAAGATCATTCAGCAGATAGACACCAAGAAGTACCCTCTGCCTGAGAACTGGTTGCACAAAGAGGCCCAGAAGCTTTTTCTAGAGCCTGATGTGGTCAACCCCGACTCTGTTGAGCTGAAGTGGACCGAGCCGAATGAAGAGCAGCTCGTCCAGTTCATGTGTGGGGAGAAGCAGTTCAATGAGGAGCGGATCCGCAATGGGGTCAAGAGGCTGAGCAAAAGCCGGCAGGGCAGCACGCAGGGCCGGCTGGACGACTTCTTCAAGGTGACGGGCTCTATCACGTCAGCCAAGCGCAAAGAGCCAGAGACCAAGGGGtcagcaaagaagaaagccaAGACCAACAACGCTGCAACTGCAAAGaccaaaaagggaaaatag